A genomic segment from Bacteroidia bacterium encodes:
- a CDS encoding ABC transporter permease: protein MNTEHFIARRILSGKAGGVRYSRPIIRIAIFGIVLGIAVVIVSLCIVTGFQKEIRDKVSGFGSHIQVSAYDNNESYEPSPISLHQEFVSEINSTPGIRHIQAYATKAGILKANMESEGVVLKGVDMQFDPSFFASCLEEGEIPVFGGKGTARQMVISRLVADRMKLSTGDTIPFFFVQDQKQRVKKLVVAGIYNTGMSGQFDDVLALSDLRLVQELNGWDSTMVGGFEIAVEHFEELDAITEWVNSAIPYDLRAYSIRQVHQTIFSWLDAQDINAVLLIALIVIVCCINMISAILILILERTGMIGILKALGATNTGIRKIFLYNAFYLTGVGFLLGNLLGVGFCALQQHYKFLSLDPESYFLSSVPIHLDWIMIALLNGGAMAFCMIMMLLPSYLVTRITPIRSIRFR from the coding sequence TTGAATACCGAACATTTCATAGCGCGTAGAATCCTGAGCGGCAAGGCCGGAGGGGTACGCTACTCAAGGCCTATCATCCGGATTGCTATTTTCGGGATTGTTCTTGGTATAGCTGTGGTGATTGTGTCTTTGTGCATAGTCACGGGCTTTCAGAAGGAGATCCGCGACAAAGTGTCCGGATTCGGCTCGCATATACAGGTAAGCGCCTATGACAATAATGAATCCTACGAGCCCTCCCCCATCTCTCTCCATCAGGAATTTGTCTCCGAAATTAATTCCACCCCCGGCATCCGTCATATCCAGGCCTATGCTACCAAAGCGGGCATACTCAAAGCCAACATGGAAAGTGAAGGTGTTGTGCTCAAAGGCGTCGACATGCAATTTGATCCCTCCTTTTTCGCTTCGTGTCTGGAGGAAGGGGAAATACCTGTTTTCGGAGGTAAAGGTACAGCCAGGCAGATGGTCATCTCACGCCTGGTGGCTGACCGGATGAAGCTGAGTACGGGTGATACAATACCTTTTTTCTTTGTTCAGGATCAAAAGCAGCGTGTAAAAAAACTGGTGGTGGCGGGCATCTATAATACGGGAATGAGCGGGCAGTTCGATGACGTGCTGGCACTTTCGGACCTTCGGCTTGTGCAGGAACTGAACGGGTGGGACAGCACCATGGTGGGAGGCTTTGAGATTGCGGTGGAACATTTTGAAGAACTTGATGCAATCACAGAATGGGTAAACAGCGCAATACCGTATGATCTGCGCGCCTATTCCATACGGCAGGTGCACCAAACAATTTTCTCCTGGCTTGACGCCCAGGACATCAATGCTGTATTGCTTATCGCTCTTATTGTGATTGTATGCTGCATCAACATGATCTCAGCAATCCTAATATTGATCCTGGAACGCACAGGAATGATTGGCATTCTGAAGGCGTTGGGTGCTACCAATACCGGAATCAGGAAGATATTTTTGTACAATGCCTTTTACCTAACCGGCGTAGGGTTTCTGCTCGGAAATCTGTTAGGAGTTGGTTTCTGCGCTTTGCAGCAACACTATAAATTCTTGTCTTTGGATCCGGAATCCTACTTTCTATCCAGTGTTCCCATTCACCTCGACTGGATTATGATCGCCCTGCTCAATGGCGGAGCAATGGCGTTTTGTATGATCATGATGCTTCTTCCCTCCTACCTTGTAACACGCATCACCCCGATTCGCTCCATTCGCTTCCGGTAA
- a CDS encoding DUF2490 domain-containing protein produces MRKHLNKVLLAAGFLTPFVNPAQVKDAGLWVAGTAEYNFSLELSAELTEELRFNENISELGTHFTDMGVSYKLLKGLVRPSFHYRFVHKRRVDDTYSKRHRWYFDLALRKKAGPFDLSIRSRYQSQYTDVFVSEDGVVPDLTWRNKITVRFDTEKKLVPYISAELFTNIRNRINENVRFSAGLGYKLNNMHEFGAFFMHQREFNVTNPYWDYIWGLNYSVALDYLIGKKTE; encoded by the coding sequence ATGAGAAAGCATCTGAATAAAGTTCTGTTGGCGGCGGGTTTCCTGACCCCATTTGTAAACCCCGCACAGGTAAAGGATGCCGGTCTTTGGGTGGCGGGTACGGCAGAGTATAATTTCTCTCTGGAACTTTCGGCCGAGCTCACGGAGGAACTGCGGTTCAATGAGAATATTTCAGAACTGGGTACGCACTTCACGGATATGGGGGTTTCTTATAAGTTGCTCAAGGGATTAGTGAGACCTTCCTTTCATTACCGGTTCGTTCATAAAAGGCGGGTGGATGATACGTATAGTAAGCGGCACCGCTGGTACTTTGATCTGGCGCTGAGGAAAAAGGCCGGTCCCTTTGACCTCTCAATACGGTCGCGGTACCAAAGCCAGTATACAGATGTCTTTGTTTCGGAGGATGGGGTTGTACCCGACCTTACATGGAGAAATAAGATCACGGTGCGGTTTGATACAGAGAAGAAGCTGGTACCGTATATCAGTGCAGAGCTTTTTACAAATATTCGTAACCGGATCAATGAAAATGTTCGCTTCAGTGCAGGCCTCGGCTATAAATTGAATAATATGCACGAATTCGGTGCCTTCTTTATGCATCAGCGTGAATTCAATGTAACCAATCCGTACTGGGATTATATCTGGGGATTGAATTATTCTGTAGCGCTGGATTACCTTATAGGAAAAAAGACGGAGTAA
- a CDS encoding DUF1343 domain-containing protein yields MRFLFLCLFPFYALSQYQVVSTQEVVTDKEVRTGAVRTDVYLPMLKGKRVAVVANHTSRIGKVHLVDSLLLLKVNVKKIFFPEHGFRGTEDAGAEVKNYKDKKTGLPCISLYGKENKKPKVKDLADIDVVLFDLQDVGVRFYTYISTLHYVMESCAEQKKQLIVLDRPNPNGYFIDGPVLQESCKSFVGLHPVPVVHGMTVGEYAQMINGEKWLTAGVVCDLKVITAEGYDHKLYYQLPVPPSPNLPNMPAVYLYPSLCFFEGTIVSVGRGTDRPFQQFGYPGMPSNGHTFLPEPKQGASMDPPYKGQICAGFDVSLYGEMFIRHNKALYLYWIIHTYRNCPKKETFFNPYFRNLAGTDELRKQIEQGWSEEQIRKTWHSDLVTFKAIRKKYLLYKDFE; encoded by the coding sequence ATGAGGTTTCTATTCCTTTGCCTGTTTCCCTTTTATGCCCTCTCACAATACCAGGTGGTATCCACCCAAGAGGTGGTTACTGATAAGGAGGTCAGAACCGGAGCTGTACGAACGGACGTGTATCTTCCGATGCTGAAGGGTAAGAGGGTGGCGGTGGTAGCCAATCATACCTCCCGGATCGGCAAGGTACATTTAGTGGATTCGCTGCTTCTTCTTAAGGTGAATGTGAAGAAGATTTTTTTCCCTGAGCACGGATTCCGGGGAACGGAAGATGCAGGAGCGGAGGTAAAGAATTATAAAGACAAAAAAACAGGCCTTCCCTGTATATCCCTGTACGGAAAGGAGAACAAAAAGCCAAAGGTGAAAGACCTCGCGGATATTGACGTGGTGCTTTTTGATCTTCAGGATGTGGGGGTGCGGTTCTATACTTACATCTCCACCCTTCATTATGTTATGGAATCCTGTGCGGAGCAGAAAAAGCAACTCATCGTACTGGACCGTCCGAATCCGAACGGATATTTTATTGATGGACCTGTACTTCAGGAAAGCTGCAAGTCATTCGTTGGCCTTCATCCCGTGCCGGTGGTGCACGGTATGACAGTAGGTGAGTATGCCCAAATGATCAATGGGGAGAAATGGCTGACTGCAGGCGTGGTATGCGACCTCAAGGTGATCACCGCCGAAGGATACGATCACAAATTATACTATCAGTTGCCTGTACCTCCTTCTCCCAACCTGCCCAATATGCCCGCCGTATACCTATATCCCAGCCTTTGCTTCTTTGAGGGAACGATCGTGAGTGTGGGAAGAGGCACAGACAGACCTTTTCAGCAATTCGGTTATCCGGGTATGCCATCCAATGGTCATACCTTCCTGCCGGAACCCAAACAGGGCGCAAGCATGGATCCCCCCTACAAGGGTCAGATCTGCGCTGGGTTCGACGTGAGCCTCTACGGCGAAATGTTTATCCGTCATAACAAGGCGCTGTATCTATATTGGATTATCCACACGTATCGTAATTGCCCGAAGAAGGAAACCTTTTTTAACCCTTATTTCCGGAATCTGGCCGGAACAGATGAATTAAGGAAACAGATTGAGCAAGGTTGGAGTGAAGAACAAATCCGGAAGACCTGGCATTCCGACCTGGTAACATTCAAAGCGATCCGGAAAAAATACCTTTTATACAAGGATTTTGAATAA
- a CDS encoding bifunctional riboflavin kinase/FAD synthetase, protein MKVWDDISQFPKKGNAVVTAGTFDGVHTGHRRILSRLKECAREAAGETVLLTFHPHPRTVLFPDDNDLRLLSTPGERKELLEDIGLDHLIIIPFTKAFSRTSSLEFVRNVLVKRIGTKKLVIGFNHHFGRNREGTFEHLREFGPLYGFQVEEIPAFDVENVEVSSTKIRFALLSGDIATATTYLGYPYFLSGHVVRGEQEGRKLGFPTANLHISDQFKLIPANGVYEVTSVLDKKAYRGMMNIGYRPTMGGNELRLEVHLLDFDGDLYGKTLKIAFLRRLRDEIKFSGPEALKAQLLKDKKVILQG, encoded by the coding sequence TTGAAGGTTTGGGATGACATAAGTCAGTTTCCAAAAAAGGGAAACGCGGTAGTCACGGCCGGCACATTCGACGGTGTGCATACAGGGCACCGGCGAATTCTGTCGCGTCTGAAGGAATGCGCCCGGGAGGCAGCGGGCGAGACGGTACTGTTGACATTCCATCCCCACCCACGTACTGTATTGTTTCCGGACGACAACGATCTCCGCCTTCTCTCAACACCCGGAGAGCGCAAAGAACTTCTTGAAGACATAGGGCTGGATCATCTGATTATTATCCCCTTCACTAAAGCATTCTCCCGTACTTCATCCCTTGAATTTGTACGGAACGTGCTTGTTAAACGTATTGGGACTAAAAAACTGGTTATCGGGTTCAATCACCATTTCGGCCGGAACAGGGAAGGAACGTTTGAACATCTCCGTGAATTCGGGCCGCTTTACGGATTTCAGGTAGAAGAAATTCCCGCCTTTGATGTTGAAAACGTAGAAGTAAGCTCCACCAAGATAAGGTTTGCCTTGCTGTCAGGGGATATTGCCACCGCTACTACCTATCTGGGGTATCCGTATTTCCTCTCCGGCCATGTGGTGCGCGGCGAGCAAGAAGGGCGAAAACTGGGATTCCCCACTGCCAATCTTCACATCAGTGATCAATTTAAGCTAATCCCGGCCAACGGTGTTTATGAAGTTACGTCTGTACTGGATAAGAAAGCATATCGCGGCATGATGAATATTGGATACCGGCCGACCATGGGTGGGAACGAACTCCGGCTGGAGGTGCATCTTCTTGATTTTGATGGTGATCTGTACGGAAAAACATTGAAGATTGCCTTTCTCCGACGACTGAGAGATGAGATTAAATTCAGCGGACCAGAGGCTCTAAAGGCACAGTTATTGAAAGATAAAAAAGTAATACTTCAGGGATGA
- a CDS encoding leucine-rich repeat domain-containing protein, translating to MRTRLILCIALSFAACRGQAQLLDSIELETAYIYTSLEEALKEPYKVYRLHLNKKKLTVFPPEIFLFENLQDLDLSKNRLTELPDSLGKLKKLQILNVSGNNLELLPKSVGELTNLKKFYANKNKLTALPAHIGNLTGLRVLDLWSNEIGYFPEDMKNMKSLRKLDLRNILINDETQSKLREWLPNTKIYMDPDCKCTGGG from the coding sequence ATGAGAACCCGTTTGATTCTGTGTATTGCACTTTCATTTGCCGCCTGCCGCGGACAAGCACAGCTTCTTGATTCCATTGAACTGGAAACGGCCTACATCTACACTTCCCTGGAAGAAGCGCTAAAAGAACCGTACAAGGTTTACCGGCTCCACCTGAATAAAAAGAAGCTGACAGTATTTCCGCCTGAGATCTTTCTCTTCGAAAACCTTCAGGATCTGGATCTCAGCAAAAACAGGCTGACGGAGCTTCCCGACAGCCTCGGTAAATTAAAAAAACTGCAGATCCTGAATGTATCCGGAAATAACCTGGAGCTTCTCCCAAAAAGTGTAGGTGAACTCACGAACCTTAAGAAGTTTTATGCAAACAAAAACAAACTAACCGCCTTACCTGCCCATATCGGGAATCTTACAGGTTTGCGTGTCCTGGATCTATGGAGTAATGAGATCGGTTATTTCCCTGAGGACATGAAGAACATGAAAAGCCTTCGTAAACTGGATCTTCGAAATATTCTGATCAATGACGAAACCCAGTCCAAATTGCGTGAATGGCTCCCCAACACAAAAATTTACATGGACCCGGACTGCAAATGCACCGGGGGTGGGTAA